A genomic segment from Hyalangium minutum encodes:
- a CDS encoding glycerophosphodiester phosphodiesterase: MSVALPLLAGSALSLTGCSDEELPKLLVIGHRGASALRPEHTLASYRKAVEDGADVIEPDVVSTKDGVLVARHENEIGGTTNVSTIAKFESYKKTKTIDGVQITGWFTEDFTLAELKELRARERIPDIRPGNMQYNDQFEIPTLTEVIELAKELSDSTGRTIHITPETKHPTYFQSINLPLEDKLVETLKANDFTKNKAYVFIQSFETTNLKALRQKIGTSQEKWKLMQLIDSAEKAPYDLVAAGDTRKYGDLLTQASIKEIAKYADGVSPYKLNLINVDSAGAFQTPTDVIRFAHEEGLLVHSWTFRPENNFLPAPLKSNSTASTRNEAGSVTEIQEYLKAGLDGVFTDDPAVGRKAVDTFKP; the protein is encoded by the coding sequence AGCGATGAGGAGCTGCCCAAGCTGCTGGTGATCGGCCACCGCGGTGCGAGCGCGCTGCGTCCGGAGCACACGCTGGCGTCCTACCGCAAGGCGGTCGAGGACGGGGCGGACGTCATCGAGCCGGACGTGGTGTCCACCAAGGACGGCGTGCTCGTGGCTCGCCATGAGAACGAGATCGGCGGCACCACGAACGTCTCCACGATCGCCAAGTTCGAGAGCTACAAGAAGACGAAGACCATCGACGGCGTGCAGATCACCGGCTGGTTCACCGAGGACTTCACCCTGGCCGAGCTCAAGGAGCTGCGCGCCCGTGAGCGCATCCCGGACATCCGCCCGGGCAACATGCAGTACAACGATCAGTTCGAGATCCCCACGCTCACCGAGGTCATCGAGCTGGCCAAGGAGCTGTCCGACTCCACCGGGCGCACCATCCACATCACCCCGGAGACCAAGCACCCCACCTACTTCCAGTCCATCAACCTGCCGCTGGAGGACAAGCTGGTGGAGACGCTGAAGGCGAACGACTTCACCAAGAACAAGGCCTACGTCTTCATCCAGTCCTTCGAGACCACGAACCTCAAGGCCCTGCGGCAGAAGATCGGCACCTCGCAGGAGAAGTGGAAGCTGATGCAGCTGATCGACTCGGCGGAGAAGGCGCCCTATGACCTCGTGGCCGCCGGTGACACGCGCAAGTACGGGGACCTGCTGACCCAGGCGAGCATCAAGGAGATCGCCAAGTACGCGGACGGCGTCTCTCCCTACAAGCTGAACCTCATCAACGTGGACAGCGCGGGCGCATTCCAGACTCCGACCGACGTCATCCGCTTCGCGCACGAGGAGGGGCTGCTCGTGCACTCGTGGACCTTCCGTCCCGAGAACAACTTCCTGCCCGCGCCGCTCAAATCGAACAGCACGGCCTCCACGCGCAACGAGGCGGGCTCCGTCACGGAGATCCAGGAGTACCTCAAGGCCGGCCTCGATGGCGTCTTCACCGATGACCCCGCCGTGGGCCGCAAGGCGGTGGATACGTTCAAGCCCTGA
- a CDS encoding 2-hydroxychromene-2-carboxylate isomerase yields MSGEVEFWFDFASTYSYVAALRVEAVAGKVGARVLWRPFLLGPIFTEQQGIKDSPFNVNPVRGRYMWRDLERLCAKHGLPWRKPTVFPRNSVLAARVALAGAEEPWGPAFVRAVFSANFAWDQDISARAVMEEALTQVGADAPAVLERAESPENKLRLREQTTRASQLGIFGAPNFIVKGELFFGQDRMEDALEFLMGPR; encoded by the coding sequence ATGAGTGGCGAGGTCGAGTTCTGGTTTGATTTCGCAAGTACGTACTCTTACGTAGCGGCGCTGCGCGTCGAGGCTGTGGCAGGCAAGGTAGGTGCACGGGTGCTCTGGCGGCCGTTCCTATTAGGGCCGATTTTTACCGAGCAGCAGGGCATCAAGGACTCGCCCTTCAACGTGAACCCGGTGCGCGGCCGCTACATGTGGAGGGACCTCGAGCGGCTGTGCGCGAAGCACGGGCTGCCGTGGCGCAAGCCCACCGTGTTTCCGCGCAACAGCGTGCTTGCGGCGCGGGTGGCCCTCGCGGGGGCCGAAGAGCCCTGGGGACCGGCCTTCGTGCGAGCGGTTTTCTCCGCGAACTTCGCCTGGGATCAGGACATCTCCGCACGGGCTGTCATGGAGGAGGCGCTCACCCAGGTGGGAGCGGATGCGCCCGCGGTGCTCGAGCGGGCGGAGTCACCGGAGAACAAGCTGCGCCTGCGGGAGCAGACCACGCGCGCTTCGCAGCTCGGCATCTTCGGCGCGCCCAACTTCATCGTGAAGGGCGAGCTGTTCTTCGGCCAGGATCGAATGGAGGACGCGTTGGAGTTCCTGATGGGCCCGCGATAG